A section of the Callospermophilus lateralis isolate mCalLat2 chromosome 16, mCalLat2.hap1, whole genome shotgun sequence genome encodes:
- the Parp10 gene encoding protein mono-ADP-ribosyltransferase PARP10 isoform X3: MAEVEEGAAVELQGLPPDMPEELLMLYFENRRRSGGGPVLSWQRLGCGGILTFREPADAKRVLAQAEHRLHGARLSLHPAPPRAPARLLLQGLPPGTLPLRLEQHVQALMSAMGHPVPSCHALASPRPDRALVQLAMPLSEAEIHVLEEQARNMDLDGAMVSVTWVPQARAVRVVRGTPPLDMLLLELYLENERRSGGGPLEGLRSLPRQLGTVVSFQQWQVAERVLQQDHWLQGSELKLVPHYDILEPEELAEGTKGKDNPSMLGSEHALLETRGLAETLKGAGAVTVGSGEAPGQLEAFLRTGLQAVPVGLDPVGCPEQEGPMGSLEQEGPVSLGTVGSPEQAGLMSLGPVGSAGSVGPVEISVELLGQVKLKGQRPMGLLAQESLMEVARGSPGQEGLVGPVEIALESAEKVGVKSPRHMGLQGQEGLVEMVLSMEPGAMRFLQLYHEDLLASLGDVALFPLEGMDVTGFRLCGAQASCQVAQELLQSLLGSISCHVLSLKHPGSAKFLLGVEGQHLLQGLEAQFQCVFGTEHLASANLVMDPEEVDPTEILQVLPGHSHTWWLTDSTGSDQENMSLEEVRELLATMEGFDRENWLSLELGEEGPEDQPEEAATSGKEDEEPTPGAGEKPVSLSTGAAGQLEEEAALQLALHRSLEPQDKVAEQEEAAALRQALALSLLEQPPLEAEESLNGGTGSGTQLVVTAPFEQDMDELEQALTAALELHLNKETVRHPGRVLPKELCARLGQCHGVNVALHGDCTVFCGFGAQPAHAARHFSVLLAGPWDQSLAFPLVASDTTLLEQKLKRPLGKLEGLEESTKEFQNVVEAFYDTLDTAHSRIRIIRVRSTGRVCTSPSVPPYPCRTATRLPMLMATRRCLWHGC; this comes from the exons ATGGCTGAGGTGGAGGAAGGAGCAGCGGTAGAGCTCCAGGGACTTCCCCCTGACATGCCAGAGGAACTGCTCATGCTGTATTTTGAGAACCGCCGGCGCTCCGGTGGGGGGCCTGTGTTGAGCTGGCAGAGACTTGGCTGTGGGGGTATCCTTACCTTTCGAGAGCCTGCAG ATGCCAAAAGGGTCTTGGCCCAGGCAGAGCACCGACTACATGGTGCCAGACTGAGCCTGCACCCAGCTCCACCACGCGCCCCTGCACGTCTGCTTCTCCAAGGATTACCACCTGGCACACTGCCACTGCGCCTGGAGCAGCATGTCCAGGCCCTGATGAGTGCCATGGGGCACCCAGTGCCGTCCTGCCATGCCCTGGCCAGTCCCAGGCCTGATCGGGCCCTGGTCCAGCTGGCCATGCCCCTTTCTGAGGCAG AGATTCATGTCCTGGAGGAACAGGCCCGGAATATGGACCTGGATGGGGCTATGGTGTCAGTGACCTGGGTGCCTCAGGCCCGAGCTGTGCGTGTGGTGAGGGGCACACCCCCTTTGGACATGCTGCTGCTAGAGTTGTACCTGGAGAATGAGCGCCGCAGTGGTGGGGGGCCCCTGGAGGGCCTGCGCAGCCTGCCTAGACAGCTGGGCACTGTTGTCTCCTTCCAGCAGTGGCAGG TGGCTGAACGGGTGCTGCAGCAGGACCACTGGCTGCAGGGCTCAGAGCTGAAACTTGTCCCCCACTATGACATCTTGGAGCCTGAGGAGCTTGCTGAGGGCACCAAAGGAAAGGATAACCCATCCATGCTGGGATCTGAGCATGCTCTCTTGGAGACTAGAGGGCTGGCAGAAACCCTGAAGGGTGCAGGGGCTGTGACTGTGGGTTCTGGGGAGGCACCAGGGCAATTGGAGGCCTTTCTGAGGACAGGTCTTCAGGCTGTGCCAGTTGGCTTGGATCCCGTGGGATGTCCAGAGCAAGAGGGGCCTATGGGATCTCTGGAGCAGGAAGGGCCTGTGAGCTTGGGGACTGTGGGGTCTCCAGAGCAGGCTGGGCTCATGAGTCTGGGGCCTGTGGGGTCTGCAGGCTCAGTGGGCCCAGTGGAGATCTCTGTGGAGTTGCTGGGACAAGTGAAGCTCAAGGGCCAAAGACCCATGGGGCTTCTGGCACAGGAGAGCCTGATGGAAGTTGCCAGGGGCTCACCAGGTCAGGAGGGGCTGGTGGGTCCAGTAGAGATTGCCCTGGAATCTGCAGAGAAGGTTGGGGTGAAGAGCCCTAGGCATATGGGGCTTCAGGGTCAGGAGGGCCTGGTAGAGATGGTGTTATCGATGGAGCCAGGAGCTATGCGCTTCCTACAGCTTTATCATGAGGACCTTCTTGCCAGCCTGGGAGATGTCGCTCTTTTCCCACTTGAAGGAATGGATGTAACTGGCTTTCGG CTCTGTGGAGCCCAGGCCTCATGCCAGGTGGCCCAGGAGTTGCTGCAGAGTCTGCTGGGTAGCATTAGCTGCCATGTGCTGAGCCTGAAGCACCCAGGCAGTGCCAAGTTCCTGCTGGGTGTGGAGGGGCAGCACCTTTTGCAGGGTTTGGAGGCTCAGTTCCAGTGTGTCTTTGGGACAGAACATCTGGCCAGTGCCAACCTGGTCATGGACCCTGAAGAG GTGGATCCCACTGAGATCCTTCAGGTCCTCCCTGGCCACAGCCATACCTGGTGGCTCACAGATAGTACAGGCAGTGACCAGGAGAACATGAGCCTGG AGGAAGTCCGAGAGCTGCTGGCAACCATGGAAGGCTTCGATAGGGAGAACTGGTTGTCCCTGGAGCTGGGAGAGGAGGGACCTGAGGACCAGCCAGAAGAGGCAGCAACTTCAGGGAAGGAGGATGAAGAACCCAcacctggggctggggagaagccTGTGAGCCTCAGCACTGGGGCAGCTGGGCAGCTAGAGGAGGAAGCTGCACTGCAACTGGCCCTCCATCGGTCACTAGAGCCTCAAGACAAGGTTGCTGAGCAGGAGGAAGCTGCTGCACTAAGACAAGCTCTGGCCCTCTCCCTTTTGGAGCAACCCCCTTTGGAAGCAGAAGAGTCCCTGAATGGAGGAACTGGCAGTGGGACCCAGTTGGTGGTGACTGCACCCTTTGAGCAGGACATGGATGAGTTGGAACAAGCATTAACAGCTGCCTTGGAGTTACACCTGAATAAGGAGACTGTGAGACACCCAGGCCGTGTGCTGCCCAAAGAGCTGTGTGCTCGCCTGGGGCAGTGCCATGGTGTGAATGTTGCCCTGCATGGTGATTGCACTGTCTTTTGTGGCTTTGGAGCCCAACCTGCCCATGCAGCACGCCACTTTTCTGTGCTTCTTGCTGGCCCCTGGGATCAGAGTTTGGCCTTTCCCTTGGTGGCTTCAGACACTACTT TGCTAGAACAGAAGCTGAAGAGGCCACTGGGAAAGCTGGAGGGCCTGGAAGAGAGCACCAAGGAATTCCAAAACGTGGTGGAGGCTTTCTATGACACCCTGGATACTGCCCACAGCAGAATCCGCATCATACGG
- the Parp10 gene encoding protein mono-ADP-ribosyltransferase PARP10 isoform X4, which produces MAEVEEGAAVELQGLPPDMPEELLMLYFENRRRSGGGPVLSWQRLGCGGILTFREPADAKRVLAQAEHRLHGARLSLHPAPPRAPARLLLQGLPPGTLPLRLEQHVQALMSAMGHPVPSCHALASPRPDRALVQLAMPLSEAEIHVLEEQARNMDLDGAMVSVTWVPQARAVRVVRGTPPLDMLLLELYLENERRSGGGPLEGLRSLPRQLGTVVSFQQWQVAERVLQQDHWLQGSELKLVPHYDILEPEELAEGTKGKDNPSMLGSEHALLETRGLAETLKGAGAVTVGSGEAPGQLEAFLRTGLQAVPVGLDPVGCPEQEGPMGSLEQEGPVSLGTVGSPEQAGLMSLGPVGSAGSVGPVEISVELLGQVKLKGQRPMGLLAQESLMEVARGSPGQEGLVGPVEIALESAEKVGVKSPRHMGLQGQEGLVEMVLSMEPGAMRFLQLYHEDLLASLGDVALFPLEGMDVTGFRLCGAQASCQVAQELLQSLLGSISCHVLSLKHPGSAKFLLGVEGQHLLQGLEAQFQCVFGTEHLASANLVMDPEEVDPTEILQVLPGHSHTWWLTDSTGSDQENMSLEEVRELLATMEGFDRENWLSLELGEEGPEDQPEEAATSGKEDEEPTPGAGEKPVSLSTGAAGQLEEEAALQLALHRSLEPQDKVAEQEEAAALRQALALSLLEQPPLEAEESLNGGTGSGTQLVVTAPFEQDMDELEQALTAALELHLNKETVRHPGRVLPKELCARLGQCHGVNVALHGDCTVFCGFGAQPAHAARHFSVLLAGPWDQSLAFPLVASDTTLLEQKLKRPLGKLEGLEESTKEFQNVVEAFYDTLDTAHSRIRIIRA; this is translated from the exons ATGGCTGAGGTGGAGGAAGGAGCAGCGGTAGAGCTCCAGGGACTTCCCCCTGACATGCCAGAGGAACTGCTCATGCTGTATTTTGAGAACCGCCGGCGCTCCGGTGGGGGGCCTGTGTTGAGCTGGCAGAGACTTGGCTGTGGGGGTATCCTTACCTTTCGAGAGCCTGCAG ATGCCAAAAGGGTCTTGGCCCAGGCAGAGCACCGACTACATGGTGCCAGACTGAGCCTGCACCCAGCTCCACCACGCGCCCCTGCACGTCTGCTTCTCCAAGGATTACCACCTGGCACACTGCCACTGCGCCTGGAGCAGCATGTCCAGGCCCTGATGAGTGCCATGGGGCACCCAGTGCCGTCCTGCCATGCCCTGGCCAGTCCCAGGCCTGATCGGGCCCTGGTCCAGCTGGCCATGCCCCTTTCTGAGGCAG AGATTCATGTCCTGGAGGAACAGGCCCGGAATATGGACCTGGATGGGGCTATGGTGTCAGTGACCTGGGTGCCTCAGGCCCGAGCTGTGCGTGTGGTGAGGGGCACACCCCCTTTGGACATGCTGCTGCTAGAGTTGTACCTGGAGAATGAGCGCCGCAGTGGTGGGGGGCCCCTGGAGGGCCTGCGCAGCCTGCCTAGACAGCTGGGCACTGTTGTCTCCTTCCAGCAGTGGCAGG TGGCTGAACGGGTGCTGCAGCAGGACCACTGGCTGCAGGGCTCAGAGCTGAAACTTGTCCCCCACTATGACATCTTGGAGCCTGAGGAGCTTGCTGAGGGCACCAAAGGAAAGGATAACCCATCCATGCTGGGATCTGAGCATGCTCTCTTGGAGACTAGAGGGCTGGCAGAAACCCTGAAGGGTGCAGGGGCTGTGACTGTGGGTTCTGGGGAGGCACCAGGGCAATTGGAGGCCTTTCTGAGGACAGGTCTTCAGGCTGTGCCAGTTGGCTTGGATCCCGTGGGATGTCCAGAGCAAGAGGGGCCTATGGGATCTCTGGAGCAGGAAGGGCCTGTGAGCTTGGGGACTGTGGGGTCTCCAGAGCAGGCTGGGCTCATGAGTCTGGGGCCTGTGGGGTCTGCAGGCTCAGTGGGCCCAGTGGAGATCTCTGTGGAGTTGCTGGGACAAGTGAAGCTCAAGGGCCAAAGACCCATGGGGCTTCTGGCACAGGAGAGCCTGATGGAAGTTGCCAGGGGCTCACCAGGTCAGGAGGGGCTGGTGGGTCCAGTAGAGATTGCCCTGGAATCTGCAGAGAAGGTTGGGGTGAAGAGCCCTAGGCATATGGGGCTTCAGGGTCAGGAGGGCCTGGTAGAGATGGTGTTATCGATGGAGCCAGGAGCTATGCGCTTCCTACAGCTTTATCATGAGGACCTTCTTGCCAGCCTGGGAGATGTCGCTCTTTTCCCACTTGAAGGAATGGATGTAACTGGCTTTCGG CTCTGTGGAGCCCAGGCCTCATGCCAGGTGGCCCAGGAGTTGCTGCAGAGTCTGCTGGGTAGCATTAGCTGCCATGTGCTGAGCCTGAAGCACCCAGGCAGTGCCAAGTTCCTGCTGGGTGTGGAGGGGCAGCACCTTTTGCAGGGTTTGGAGGCTCAGTTCCAGTGTGTCTTTGGGACAGAACATCTGGCCAGTGCCAACCTGGTCATGGACCCTGAAGAG GTGGATCCCACTGAGATCCTTCAGGTCCTCCCTGGCCACAGCCATACCTGGTGGCTCACAGATAGTACAGGCAGTGACCAGGAGAACATGAGCCTGG AGGAAGTCCGAGAGCTGCTGGCAACCATGGAAGGCTTCGATAGGGAGAACTGGTTGTCCCTGGAGCTGGGAGAGGAGGGACCTGAGGACCAGCCAGAAGAGGCAGCAACTTCAGGGAAGGAGGATGAAGAACCCAcacctggggctggggagaagccTGTGAGCCTCAGCACTGGGGCAGCTGGGCAGCTAGAGGAGGAAGCTGCACTGCAACTGGCCCTCCATCGGTCACTAGAGCCTCAAGACAAGGTTGCTGAGCAGGAGGAAGCTGCTGCACTAAGACAAGCTCTGGCCCTCTCCCTTTTGGAGCAACCCCCTTTGGAAGCAGAAGAGTCCCTGAATGGAGGAACTGGCAGTGGGACCCAGTTGGTGGTGACTGCACCCTTTGAGCAGGACATGGATGAGTTGGAACAAGCATTAACAGCTGCCTTGGAGTTACACCTGAATAAGGAGACTGTGAGACACCCAGGCCGTGTGCTGCCCAAAGAGCTGTGTGCTCGCCTGGGGCAGTGCCATGGTGTGAATGTTGCCCTGCATGGTGATTGCACTGTCTTTTGTGGCTTTGGAGCCCAACCTGCCCATGCAGCACGCCACTTTTCTGTGCTTCTTGCTGGCCCCTGGGATCAGAGTTTGGCCTTTCCCTTGGTGGCTTCAGACACTACTT TGCTAGAACAGAAGCTGAAGAGGCCACTGGGAAAGCTGGAGGGCCTGGAAGAGAGCACCAAGGAATTCCAAAACGTGGTGGAGGCTTTCTATGACACCCTGGATACTGCCCACAGCAGAATCCGCATCATACGG
- the Grina gene encoding protein lifeguard 1, whose amino-acid sequence MSHEKSFLVSGDNYPPPNPGYPGGPQPPMPPYAQPPYPGAPYPQPPFQPSPYGQPGYPHGPSSYPQGGYPQGPYPQGGYPQGPYPQGGYPQGPYPQSPFPPNPYGQPQPFQSQDPDSPQLGNYQEEGPPSYYDNQEFPSANWDDKSIRQAFIRKVFLVLTLQLSVTLSTVAVFTFVGEVKGFVRENVWTYYVSYAIFFISLIVLSCCGDFRRKHPWNLVALSVLTISLSYMVGMIASFYNTEAVIMAVGITTAVCFTVVIFSMQTRYDFTSCMGVLLVSMVVLFIFAILCIFIRNRILEIVYASLGALLFTCFLAVDTQLLLGNKQLSLSPEEYVFAALNLYTDIINIFLYILTIIGRAKE is encoded by the exons ATGTCCCATGAAAAGAGTTTTTTGGTGTCTGGGGACAACTACCCTCCCCCCAACCCTGGATATCCTGGAGGGCCCCAGCCTCCCATGCCTCCCTATGCTCAGCCTCCTTACCCTGGGGCCCCTTACCCACAGCCCCCTTTCCAGCCTTCCCCCTATGGTCAACCAGGGTATCCCCATGGCCCCAGCTCCTACCCCCAAGGGGGCTACCCTCAGGGTCCCTACCCCCAAGGGGGCTACCCTCAGGGCCCCTACCCTCAAGGAGGCTACCCCCAAGGGCCTTACCCACAGAGCCCCTTCCCCCCGAACCCCTATGGACAACCACAGCCCTTCCAGTCACAGGACCCTGACT CGCCACAGCTTGGAAACTATCAGGAGGAGGGGCCCCCATCCTACTATGACAACCAGGAATTCCCTTCTGCCAACTGGGACGACAAGAGCATCAGGCAGGCCTTCATCCGCAAG GTGTTCCTGGTGCTGACCCTGCAGCTGTCAGTGACCCTGTCCACGGTGGCTGTGTTCACTTTTGTTGGGGAAGTGAAGGGCTTTGTCCGGGAGAATGTTTGGACCTACTATGTCTCCTACGCCATCTTCTTCATCTCCTTGATTGTCCTCAGCTGTTGTGGGGACTTCCGGCGAAAGCATCCCTGGAACCTTGTGGCACTG TCAGTCTTGACCATCAGCCTGTCCTACATGGTGGGCATGATAGCCAGCTTCTATAACACTGAGGCGGTCATCATGGCTGTGGGCATCACCACAGCTGTGTGCTTCACAGTAGTCATCTTCTCCATGCAG ACCCGCTATGACTTCACCTCATGCATGGGCGTGCTCCTGGTGAGCATGGTGGTGCTCTTTATCTTCGCCATCCTCTGCATCTTCATCCGGAACCGCATCCTGGAGATCGTGTATGCCTCACTGGGCGCTCTGCTCTTCACCTGT ttcctggcagtGGACACACAGCTGCTGCTGGGGAACAAGCAACTGTCCCTGAGCCCAGAGGAGTACGTGTTTGCAGCACTGAACCTATACACAGACATCATCAACATCTTCCTGTACATTCTCACCATCATTGGCCGCGCCAAGGAGTAG